The sequence TGGAAGGCGATGTCCTCCGCTGCCTCCAGCTTCCTCAGCTCCACCAGGCCATCACCAGCTTCTTGCAGAGAGTTAGCGATCAACAGCGCAGCCTGGGAGTCTCCTTCAGCTGAAATAATGGCTGCCTGCTTCTGCTGCTCTGCCTGggacacacatacagagagaatGTTAAATCACCTGTTGCTTATGGACATATAAAACAGTATTTCTCAAGTTTATATGTAAAGGGGGAAAAAACCCATTATATTATGGCCACATCCACATAAAGCCAGAGTTTTCCCTATCCAATCCTTTTTtcgttctttttttaaattactttttaaatgtataatttatttctacaaaattgaaaattataattattatataaatttaaacatacaattaaagctgcagtaggtaactcttgtaaaatatatatttttttacatatttgttaaacctgtcattatgtcctgacagtagaatatgagacagataatctgtgaaaaaaatcaagctcctctggttcctcccagtggtcctattgccatttgcaggaatacatcgctcccgttaagaaacaaccaatcagagctgcggtccgtaactttgtttgtgttcaaaatttagaaaaatgtatataataagcaagtacaccatgaatccattttccaaaccgtgtttttagcttgtcctgaatcactagggtgcacctataataagtgttcatattcagactattttagattgcttcgggcgaaccgcggcggagtaacccagtacctttgtgattcttcatagacataaacagagagaagtagttccggctacgatgttcttccgcaagacgcaagcggttctgtttattaaccgctagagcgtcaaaagttacctaataatagtgttcaaaagtttttttttcattttatttccgaAACATATCATTCAACAAGGAAGCATTGAACTGATCAAaattgacatttataatgttacaaaagatcttAGAAAgaagaactttctattcaaagaatcctggaaaaaacttttttttttacattgacgaTAATAATACATGAGCacaacatcagcatattagaatgatttctgaaggatcatgtgaagtaGTGGCTGCTCAAAAAGTATTTTGATAACTGATTTGAAATGTTCCACCAtgcaaaatgcacattttatttagtagatgcttttggTATTTGATTGTGTGCATCACTTACAACAATAAGAGTCAGATTATTATTCTTATAGTTCCACTTAAACCATATAAATACTGCTGTAATGAATAGGTTTGTTATCAAACTGAGAGTGACTctgttttaattaatcattatacTCTCATTTGGGGAATGTTCGCTTTGgcaatattacattttgaggCTTTCTTACCTTCTCTACAACAAATCTGGCTCTCTCAGCCTCCTGCTGTGCAACCTGCTTCATCTCGACAGCCTCTGTGAACTCCTTGCCAAACGTCAGATGTGTCTGAGGGGAGGGATAATACTACAGTGAGGCACGAGGGTggagaaaaaaacagaaagagagaaaagcagAAGCCTTTACCAGGGAGACGTCATCGAGAATGAGGCCGAAGGTGGATGCTCTTTCTGTCAGATCCTCACTGACCTGCCTGGACACCAGCTCTCTCTGAGTGATCAGCTCACCCGCATCAAAACGGGCCTGCcgaaaaagcaaaataaaactgCATTGAATCCATTTAAGTTTTCCGTTTCATTTCCTGTCCTGTATATGTAGCCCAACACCCAGCCCTGTATACACTTAGCGGAAACTAGAGATTATGATTTATaaagtttgaaatatggatatttttcatacacaaacacattgattcacttcagaaggcctttattaaccccccagAGCCGTAAGAAgaactttttatgatggatggacacACTTCATTAGAATCTCAACAGCCATTCACTGCCTAGGaagacttgagggtgagtaaatcatggggccATTtgcattttcgggtgaactatccctttaaaaggagCTTGTACatgaaactaaaacaaaaaaaaaaatcgattcttTTGACAAATTCACCATCAATATAATTATGCAATAATTGCATCCGACAGGTTTACTTACTGACATGTCCCCAAATCTTTGTGGTGGTGTTCATGTGCATTAAACTCATAAATACGATATATTTGTcatgacttgaatgcaccatCATTATGGTCAACGTAAGTTGCAATGCTtaattgttttgtgaaaagtgtgatacattttttttcaagattctttgaaaagaaagttcaaaagtacaacatttatttgaaatacccATATTTTGTCACATTATACACTTTACAGTTTAATcgttccttgctgaataaaaacaaacacaaattctTACTAGCCCTCTGAAGGACAGTTAGCATGTTTTCATAGCGTTGTGTGTGATACTCACCACTACAGCCTTCAGGACCTCGGTGGTGATGGAGGGCAGCACTCTCTCATCATAGTCCTCTCCGATGCTGGTGAAAATCCGCGGCAGCTGTGTAGCAACTGGTCGGAAAAGGATTCGCAGCGTGATGTTGACATTCTGCAAATCTGAGAGGGTCAAAGAAAGACCATTATGCaattttattagtaaagtttTATTAGTAAAGGCAAAAGAATGAGCATATTGGGatgcagagagagacagagtgataTACACATTAAAGAATAAAtgaagaacagacagaaaaagTAAGAGAAACAAAAACTGAGGAATGACGTACCTTTGCTACCAGTGATGACAGGCACATTGCGTGGACGGGACCTGCAGTCGAAGATGATTGGCTTTTGCACCCAGGGAATTAGAAAGTGTGTGCCCTCCCCAACAACAGCATCCTGAACACCTCGAAACCTGTCGAAGATGACTGCCCTGTGTCCTGCATCCACtgcattgaaaacacacacagactgagacAACAAGCTCTTCAAACCTGGCAAATAAACACCTGACTACCACATAACTTATTAAACTCAGAACAGTTAAACCACTTTTTTATAAGGTACATTACAAATTAATGCAGCACTGAACTTACCATTGAAAAGTGCAGAGTTTACTACACCTCCTCCTATGGCCAAGGCCAATCCCAGCTTTCCAATGGACTCAAAGAGCTTTGCCATGGCAGCAATGTGACAGTCCTGGTGAAAGAAGTGGACATTCATCTTAAGCATTTCATTATGGCCTCACTCATGAATGTAAAATCCCAAAATTAAATCACTGCGCTCAGTTAGCCTCGACTCTTCAGCAGTAACACTTTATGAATGAAACGTGCTAACCTAAAAGTAAAGAGTTATTACAATAATCCTGTATATTTAATCAGCCTGCTACACGCTAATACTGCAACTAACATGCAATCAAGTCCCGCTGCTTTCCCATTAAGACGCGCTAATCATGCTTGTTTCTCTTCCAATAcgccacattattattattaatggcctttatgtaaagtaaataaacaccaaatccATGTTAAAATACCGTTAGTCTTTAACAACGTGATCACTCACCCACTGCGCTGATAGATCACACCGATCACAGTGACCTCCACCGGAGCCTGGGTAAGAAACACATGAGAAGGGGACGTCTGAGCATGCGCAGGAACCTTCAACACAGGCTTCTCTGATTGGAGAGAGGGATACAGAAGGGAACGCCCATGTGAGTACCGATATCTTTTATTGGTTTACGTCGGCTCGTCGCTTTAGAATGAGCCCTGGGCTCAAACAGAGGCTGTGTTCGAAATCGCATACTTgcttaattcaattcaattcaattcaagtttatttgtatagcgctttttacaaaacaagtcgttacaaagcaactttacagaaaattatgtttctacaatatttagtagtagctagtagtttgtgcacatttgacaggattttagaaaaactaaaaaataataataatacaagacgtagtcagctagacgatgaactatcaatattattaattaagttattatatgattaagtcacacatttaggaataattgttagttctgtttgttcattcagagttagcatcatctgaggtcctctgagggtcagcatcatctcttctcaggtgttctggatccagactggagctacTGCTTACTGCCCAGTACACAGTTCATAGTGCTTGCTGTTTTAAAGGAGTCGTAttaatgctttttcactttttcaactttatttagtctgtaatgttgctgtttgagcactaaaaagatctgcaaagttacaaagctcaaagtccacttcagaaggagttttttttttatttaaaagaaatttgGACTACAACGCATAGGACTGTTTTCTGGGATTTGTGATTAGAGCCCTGCACGAGCCTAAGTtgatttagaaaaacatttggagcattttttgtctgttaaatatagcctatagcccacatatatatatatatatatatatatatatatatatatatatatatatatatatatatatatatatatctatatatatctatatatagatatatatagatatatatatatatatatatatagatcaatctagccttctcaaatcatcatgacttgcctaaaataaaatctacagaTATAAAATAGTTCAagcatataaaaatgtttatacattaaACCTATATTAATGTGCGCTTTATCCAATAGTTTGATCAGAGACACTCTGCAGGACATGGAGGTGCcagcacgatcacttgcatttttttcagtagATACGTcataatttttgctcataaaggtaagagtaatcaTTTGTTactgcaaagggtctacttttatttgtgttcactcacaatatcaaaaaaggttgtgcttttataaagtaaagaaaacaaacatgttgcgctttctgccgtctcatcttaaaaaaaggagttaaaaattaaccgaaactcagtgaataactgactgtagcattgtttttcagataaacaagtgtgttaacttagcatgtttcttaaatatctgcaaacatattatggtatttttatgctttattagagtcaaaatcttacatacagcatttgaatgcagaactgttcagctgcgCTGATTGCACGCACCATACATGCTGCTGTGGGACACTAAACACTTTCGAGCCGCAGCACATGTCTCATGTTGTCTCCACCAGTGCAGCAATTTTTTACATCACTAActgatggatgtctaaaatagaaaaataaggagaagCCTAAAACATTCCAGAGGCCCAGCACGTGTCTGAACTATGATGTGAAAATTGGCCCAAAGCCCGGCCCAAGGGGTGTAAAAAAGTCTGAGCCCATCTGgcccggtgttctgtcgatttgtcctacgctgtcagattttcctacctcccactaaaacagtgggtacaacgaaaaatgctactgtaaagttatgatttattaaagtctacacctaccccaaccctaaacctacccttacagtaatgcagaaacattaaatacaccgggctgaaatgcagggctctatttgtgatatcacaaatggCGAATGGGAcaagacctggttgagctgcactagagaaggcaacgagtgtTATCACTATGTCAGAGACAAGCAAGCTTTAGTCAGACGAACAGAGTGGTTACAAGCATACAGGTTTAAATCACGCTCAAACTGATTAgattttgatgcaatatttacaATGAAGCTTGCAGGCGGCTTTGGTAAGGGGCTTGACAATTCCTGACCAGGTGCCCGAGtggtgccaatcacaacacacactggccaatctaaccaatcacagcacattccATACATTTAATACAGGAACTATTTGACCCATTCATGCAATACTTGGGATAGAGgtgtaataatgtataatatgtgaaaaataatgtgtggcTGCTCTAGTACACCCTCAAAACAAAATCAATGCTTTGTAAAATAGCATAATAGGACACCTTTAAAGAATAGTGTGTGAAACGTATACAATACGCAAAATTTCTTTCAGAGTAGTATGCTAAGTGCTGTCACATTACAAGCACTGAACGTTAAAGGTTTCATATGTATGCGAtttctgtttttccttttctttagtgtgttatgtagctatttgtGTGCGTGTAAGATCTGcagagttacaaagctcaaagtcttcCACAAAAGGATTTATTCTATCTTAAAGAGAAGGCTGATCCAGACCGGTCTAAAACGCCTCATTCAAACACagccccacatgtctatgtcacaatgTGATAATATTTGCGTAaagccacccaaatgttcatgcaaagaaagaaggcgtggtttcaggaACCGCAGCAGTTgatgcagccatgtcagggagatgctgtgtgatTCTGTGTGAAAGCTAAAGCACTTTATCTGGCCTTCCGGAAGTAGATTGAATGAGAAATCATTGGATTTATTTACAAAAGAACAGCACAGCCCAGATGTTTGAATTTGtccaatgcattttatggatgagaGTTAGTTTTGTGAACCTAGAGTAGCCTACAAAGCTGGCTGTGCAAAggctatttctaaaaaaaaagtggGTCAACCCCAGCTTTACTATGACAATCTGGCGCTTATTCTgtatcagctactgtaagtatgtttttttttttttatagttgaagTATTTGCAATTGactgttcggccaatcacaatgcactggggtcatctggccaatcagagcagactctGCTTGTCGAATGGATgggctttgtagaaaacaacTCGTTTGAGAGAGGTGgcgcatagaggacctacaataatgtagagtatttttgaacattaaagcatgtcagcatgttcttttaaaccaaatacacaaaataatttgatctttaaaatagcatcttatgacccctttaattgtaATCTTACAAATAAATGTGCTAAACATTCTTTTTACAAAGGCTTGTTAATAAGGCTTCATACTAGTAAACAATGCTATGTTGCCTAACTGAAATAATTTCATTTATGGACTCCATATACACTACATTACTGGGTCCCATCATACAGGAACATGGCTTCTCAACCAAATAGCTCTATCTCttattttaaccagatgatcCAACAGTATGTGAATGGAATCTCAGGCTGCCTGGCGGATATCTCAACATTAATGAAAgaacatcacctacagctcaacctggcaaagactgaaCTTACTGCCTTCCCTGCCACTCTAACTCTATAGTATGATTTCTCCATCTAGATAGGTTCTTCTACAATTACCCCATTAACTTTgttcagaaatcttggtgtaataTTTGATGACCAGCTTCAAATACCACATTGCAAAGacattgcaggtttgcattgcacagaatcagaaagatcaggccctttctattttctatttatttatcccTTCCCTTTCTAGCTTACTTATTGGTGtctgtttgttttatgtattccccaattgtaagtcgctttggacaaaattgtctgcaaaatgactaaatgtaaatgtaactttacATATGGAAAAGAACTGAATCATGTAACGACTGGGTGAaaggagtggcaggaagcaagtgcaagtaaataatatttaatgaaaatgaatgataCAGTACATAGAGGAAACACAGATAATGCTGAAGGGAATACACAGTCCAGGAAGATGCAGGATCCGaatggcagcaggagagggtgacacaggaactgcggggaagcaAGCCGAAGGTAAGTGATGATGCTGTTGGTGATGTGCACAGAGTGGACGGAGTTCCGGGGagacacagacatccaacgcagagACACACGAGAAAGTAAACATCAGACGAAGTACATGAAACaacgctctcacaaacacaaaacGCTAGACAGGCCAATAtatagggatgagtaatgagtgacagctgttgctgatgacaattagtggagacgcccacaaaaccaatcagtgctgacgcgtaacacacagacttcacccacataGTGAAAAACACTGAGCTGTCTTTGATTGATCTATTATATTTTTGTCAGTTACACTAACTCTAAAAAGTCACATTAAGTGCAATTAATCATTAATTCTGATTACACTAAAATAGCAGCATTTTCTTTGGCAACAGGCATGTAAATAGTAGTTTGGTGGCAGATATGACTTATTTAAGAATGACTTATTTAACTTTCAGTAATGATAAGTCATGGTTTACAGAAAAATGCAGACATCTTTGTCCGGCCTGCAGAAATGGGGACAGAGTATTATAcgatcaggccaggaacacactgaataaAGAGATTAGAGTGGTTACAAGGACCTATGCTAAAAAATTCGAAGATCTGTCCACTTCCAATAACTCTACTTCAGTGTGGAAAGGTCTgagagccatcacaaactacaagacaccatccccctgATTCACTGAAGTGAATCAACAACTtgcctgaatgagttttattgtggATTTGAACCCCCCCCCGCACACATTCTGACCATCTCTCTACACAACCTTTAACACCTCCTGGAACACCCCCCCCCTCCCGCACTTCAAATGAGTGAGGATGACGACAAAAGAAAAaggcaccaggcccagatggtgttataccagcctgtctgaaaaccagtgctgaccagctggcccgcATCTTTTCACATATCTTCAACAAAtctctggagttgtgtgaagtcctttcctgcttcaaacgctccaccatcatccccgttCCAAAAAACCCAGGATAACAGGACTtaacagacctgtggctctaacttctgtcgtcatgaagtcgtttgaaaaactgtttctggcttatctgaagcacatcactggacccttactggacacTCTGCAATTTGCTTACTGAGCAAACAGGTCCATGGATGATGCAGTAAACAGGATgcgaggatcctgtttgtggactttagttcggctttcaacaccatcaagcCCTGCAgaccaaactaactcagctctctgttcctagctctatctgtcagtggatcaccagctttctgacagataggcaacagctaGTGAGACTGTGGAAATTCATGTGAAACAGCTGCTCCTCCAACACGATTATACAGAAGCTGCAGtgaagcacggttctgtgatcGGCAGTAATTCTCCATCTGAAGGCCAGAGGGCGCTTTCTCGCTGAAACTCCAGATACGCAACACAGAAAAAATTTACTGTTTGTTGAAGAAAATACAACTAAAACCAGCCTATGCTAATTGGTTGCTTTGGCTGGTCTCcgaaactggtttttaagtggttttggcTACTGTCATACTGgtcttagttttttttatactgaATCAACTCATTTTTGCTGGTTTTACCATAGAAAAAATGTTGACAACATGCCTGTAAGACtagaaacatgcttttaacatggttttaaagtggttttggccactgtcaagttGGTTTGAACATGCTtttcacttgctaatcatgctaatggcATGCTAGGCACttactaatcatgctagcaacatgctagtcatttgttaaacatgctaacaacatgctagtcatttgttaatcatgctaacaacatgctaaagacatgctagtcacttgttaatcatgttaatgacatgctagtcacttgctagtcattCTAATGACTTGCTAATCACGTCAACTATTGAAAACTTGCTAgtcaacatgctagtcactttctAATAAAGTTGGAAACCCGTCAACAACATCACAATAACTTTCTAATCATGCTAGCCAAATGATACAATttcttatctatttatctatctgtctatttatctatttatttttctaatagtTTGTATTGCCTACTTTAAATTAGTTCAAACTGAAAACCCTCAAACTTTAAGCATTAAACTATGTCAAAATTTCTggctaggctttttcaagccaacaaAAAGTTTGTCTACAAACTTTACTGTCTAGTTTCATTTAACTTCCTACCATATTGGAGAGAAAATTAGCCAAGTAACACACTGGTCTGCGAGCCGTGGGTCTTCATGCAGACAACTCTGCTGATGTTTTCTGCATATGATGCATTCAAACTTTAATGacaaatgtttataaaagttcacGTTGTTTTTGCAGATGAAATACAGCAAcattgaataaatattgattgaatgttgaattttaataAACCCTTTATCTAAGCCTTTATACTTATACGTCAGTGGTGCGgatccactatatatatatattttatgttttttatttgtattcgtAGTTCTGAACAAAATACTTCTGACAAATCACAGTTGACTGTGGGCAATATTACTTATTAAAGTGTGCATAGATCAACACTTCTAAACTAGAAATAGTAGACTTTTGGTGACTTTTTACACACTTGTCAGCAGAGTTTTGTCTGACATCTGGACATACAATGTATCTGGATATAACTTCATGATACCGtgtttttaatcataaaattatggtAAATAACTGTTGTAGTGCTGCAAAACGATTAACTTTTTACCACAACAATCAGTAAGAGAATTGCACAATTTATAgtcattacttttattaaaaatgaaacctaaaaatatatatatatttttgacacaaaaattctgatatttttctattaatattttagtcTCCATTTACATTGCTTGAACAGGTATTTTAtgggaaattatatttttctccCATTCCAAAAAAGAACCTCGATTTTATGAGggatttattattttcatcactCCTGAAACTTTGCTGCTTTTACAGGGTATGGCCTTTAGCAGCACgaaaaacaatacttttattcagattcTAAATGGATTATATTCAGCCTAGAAATATAGCCCTTCCTTTATGATCACTAAAAGTGTCACTATTCCAGGCTTAGTGTACGCCATCATGCATCGtgttctcaaaaaaataaatcattagacTTTTGAGCAGATCTCGTGAGAGGTCACGaaaacctttccaatgtatgtgaaatattaataataatcagatattacatataatttggtagacaaataatgtttttacGAGTAGTGTTGATATTTATTTAGTACAACATTTGCCACTGATTTTTATCCCTGAATTATAAGCACCACAAATTAAAAGTATGTCATGTCATAGGGATTACTTgtaacataaaaatactatacatatttatatattttattattgtattgtgcAGTAACACTTTTCTATAGGCTACTCCTCTGATCATATAATGATAAATATTGCATTATCATAGGACAACAACAGTGGTCTGCAATATCACTGATGGGAAGtttggatcattttaccgactcggaccTTTGAGTTTTGTTCAGCAAaattaacaaatcttttttttgagtaactttgttaattttatcaaaatattattaaaatgtaatatgttacaACATGTCTACTAGTACTTACACAAACGATGATGTCACTACAgacaataaaaaactataatgatTTTATAAACAGATAAGATTAATTCattgtttacctgggtcttcagtttGATTAGTTCACCTCAACTCTTATCTGACAAGTCCTCGGGTTTGAGTCGTTCCTTCATCACGTGAGAGCCCCATAATCTTTGACCATACACTGTATAAAAGGCGTTACCCTGGCAACAAATCTGtgtatatattcttttttattattattattttgtctttatgactttattttaagtttactgccttaatgttttaatgtttgtattatttaataaaaaaaagactgtatAAAAGATTTTTACCTATCGttcgttcttttgtcacgtgaTGTGACAGCACTGgatagagaaattaatttacaagcttCCTTCCTTAATGAGTGCATAGTCTTATCCtcatcattataataattattatttactcttacagttactgCGTTTCTGGTCTCAGTttgtagctttttacttcttaaagtttataaatgtgtgaatttctatcattatggttattttaaattcaatgaATGTTGTAACAAAGATAATAAAGAgatggtaattattattattaagtctatTTCCGGCTCAGATTGCATATGTTAAAGCtaatgggtctgtcacatgataaATGAACGACTCGAAGAACCCCGAAGACTCATGAGGAACCAATCAATTATCTTTCcgctcaagactgcatttactGAAACATAATTTTGAGCATCACTAATAATGATAAGTCTCAAGGAGGTAAGAAGTGGATTATCCTTCACCTGTTCTCTTTTATTCTGGACTGTAAGGACATGCAGTGACTGTAACATCTAAcatattttgcagtattaaacACGTATTTATACCGATTTCAGCAGGAAAGattggccttctcagctgccatattTGCAACTCATATTTGCAACTCATATACCATATTTGCGTCATCAAAACAGGATGTTCAATACaccaccgtttctgtttaaaaattgTCTGGGCTAAACGCAGCCCTGACTCATTTGAACATAATGGCCAATCACAGGTGTTCAGGAACCAACAGATCAGGCTTTACCAAATCCGATTCTCCAATATGCtcttattacattttcaaatttggCTACTTTTCACTGCGTGAGAAAATTGATTGTGTGGCATGggctccaaaagtctgagaccacttttaaaataaaaagcatagcAAGAAATTCTCAAATTTTTTGTTTATCTAACTCCATGAGCCATTACCATTTGTTGATAATTTTTAAGatctaatttgtaaaaaaaaaacaactcagaCTTGTCTTCCAGTGGCTTTGGTTTAAAGACCGAACAGAACATGGGCATTCTTCAACTATGACACCTTTAGCACAGTTAACAATTTGAACTCCCTAACAAGCAGTAAAAATGTCCCCATTTAACATTTTTACCATCTTCCACACAGTAGTAGCCATTTCAGTTGATCTTTACGGCTTTAGGTTTCATGTTTTTTTGCAGCAAATGTTTGAAAGTaaagacataaaatgttaaatagtcCATGGAAATTGAGTAGCTTTTTAGTGGGTATTTTACACCACTGTGACATCAATTCAGACGCTTAACCTCTTGTCAGCCACAACCACGACAAAAACAGGAAGTTGAGTTTTCAGAAAGTTTGTAGAGCTGTTTATATGGTTATGTagtaggacacacacacaaacacacacataggtG comes from Carassius auratus strain Wakin chromosome 3, ASM336829v1, whole genome shotgun sequence and encodes:
- the LOC113043838 gene encoding prohibitin-like — protein: MAKLFESIGKLGLALAIGGGVVNSALFNVDAGHRAVIFDRFRGVQDAVVGEGTHFLIPWVQKPIIFDCRSRPRNVPVITGSKDLQNVNITLRILFRPVATQLPRIFTSIGEDYDERVLPSITTEVLKAVVARFDAGELITQRELVSRQVSEDLTERASTFGLILDDVSLTHLTFGKEFTEAVEMKQVAQQEAERARFVVEKAEQQKQAAIISAEGDSQAALLIANSLQEAGDGLVELRKLEAAEDIAFQLSRSRSVTYLPSGQGVLFQIPQ